A genomic window from Glycine max cultivar Williams 82 chromosome 17, Glycine_max_v4.0, whole genome shotgun sequence includes:
- the LOC100785383 gene encoding probable protein phosphatase 2C 35 isoform X2, which translates to MGCVHGKCCCGDSSSSDDGSRDYRELDFINGHRKNVLAQRSLKHVPVPSHNFILEYTFLTQRGYYPDSPDKENQDSFCITTQLQSNPNVHFFGVYDGHGQFGSQCSNFVKDRLVEKLSNDPALLEDPAQAYNSAFVATNQELRSTSEIDDSMSGTTAITVLVIGDTLYVANVGDSRAVLAVKDGNHIVAQDLSSDQTPFRRDEYQRVKLCGARVLSVDQVEGLKDPDIQHWGDEESWGGDPPRLWVPNGMYPGTAFTRSIGDSLAETVGVIAIPEVKAVQLTPNHLFFVVASDGIFEFLTSQTVVDMAASYMDPHDACAAIAEKSYKLWLELENRTDDITIIIVQIKGLSNVHLELDQMRSMVVL; encoded by the exons ATGGGTTGTGTCCATGGCAAGTGTTGCTGTGGTGACAGTTCTTCATCAGATGATGGTTCTAGGGATTACCGAGAACTTGACTTCATTAATGGCCACAGGAAGAACGTGCTCGCTCAGCGGTCATTGAAGCATGTTCCTGTTCCTTCCCACAACTTCATTTTGGAATACACTTTTCTCACTCAGCGGGGGTACTACCCTGACTCACCTGATAAAGAAAACCAAGATAGTTTCTGCATTACTACACAACTCCAAAGTAACCCCAATGTCCATTTCTTTGGTGTCTATGATGGGCATGGCCAATTTGGTAGCCAGTGTTCCAATTTCGTTAAGGATAGGTTGGTAGAGAAGTTGTCAAATGACCCTGCATTGTTGGAGGACCCTGCTCAGGCTTACAATTCTGCATTCGTGGCAACGAATCAAGAATTGCGTAGTACTAGTGAGATTGATGATTCTATGAGTGGCACCACCGCGATTACGGTGCTTGTTATTGGTGACACTCTTTATGTTGCTAATGTTGGTGATTCAAGAGCGGTGCTGGCCGTTAAGGATGGCAATCACATTGTTGCCCAGGACTTGTCCTCTGACCAGACGCCATTTCGGAGAGATGAATATCAGAGAGTGAAACTTTGTGGGGCAAGGGTGTTGAGTGTTGATCAAGTGGAAGGGCTAAAGGATCCAGATATCCAGCATTGGGGTGATGAAGAGAGTTGGGGTGGTGATCCTCCTAGATTGTGGGTTCCTAATGGGATGTATCCTGGAACTGCATTTACAAGGAGTATAGGGGATAGTTTGGCGGAGACTGTTGGTGTCATTGCTATTCCGGAGGTGAAAGCGGTTCAGCTTACACCTAATCATCTTTTCTTTGTTGTGGCAAGTGATGGCATATTTGAATTCCTGACAAGCCAAACTGTTGTTGATATG GCAGCAAGCTATATGGATCCTCATGATGCATGTGCAGCTATTGCAGAGAAGTCGTATAAACTATGGTTGGAACTTGAGAACAGAACAGATGATATAACAATCATCATTGTTCAGATCAAAGGTCTTTCTAAT GTACATCTGGAGTTGGATCAGATGAGATCAATGGTGGTACTGTAA
- the LOC100784853 gene encoding S-adenosylmethionine decarboxylase proenzyme 4 — protein sequence MAVSGFEGFEKRLELHFFGDDPAMFPLGLRKLEFDSIEQVLEAVQCTVVSAVGNSYFDAYVLSESSLFVYPTKIIIKTCGTTQLLKSILPLIHYADHHLGLTLSSCRYTRGSFIFPKAQPFPHTSFKDEVTYLQDTIPSSLCFRKASIMPSKSSSHSWHVFTANDNTHTHTHSPMPYDHDNELLFTMEICMTELDPILARKFFRRPDDEKSGDSAGKEMTELTGINEINPDALICDFAFDPCGYSMNGMDGDWYSTIHVTPEDGFSYASFECVGSVDNGNIGHVLMKVVQIFRPGTMSISTTCNGFSSNDVMWTEMASAVEPLGFKCRSWAMDQFPNAGTVVFQTFTSRRKSV from the coding sequence ATGGCTGTCTCTGGTTTTGAAGGGTTTGAGAAAAGATTGGAGCTTCATTTCTTTGGTGATGATCCAGCCATGTTCCCACTTGGTCTAAGGAAGCTTGAGTTCGACTCAATAGAACAAGTCCTTGAAGCTGTCCAATGCACTGTGGTTTCAGCAGTTGGAAACTCATACTTTGATGCCTACGTGTTATCAGAATCAAGCCTCTTTGTTTACCCAACaaagatcatcatcaaaacttgtgGCACAACCCAACTTCTGAAATCCATTCTTCCCTTGATCCACTACGCTGATCACCACTTAGGCCTCACCCTCTCCTCTTGCCGCTACACCAGAGGAAGCTTCATCTTCCCCAAAGCACAACCTTTCCCTCACACCAGCTTCAAGGACGAAGTCACCTACTTGCAAGACACAATACCTTCAAGCCTCTGCTTCAGAAAAGCCTCCATCATGCCCTCCAAATCCTCCTCTCACTCATGGCACGTTTTCACTGCCAAtgacaacacacacacacacacccactcTCCCATGCCTTATGATCATGACAATGAGTTATTATTCACCATGGAGATCTGCATGACCGAGCTGGACCCCATCCTGGCCCGCAAGTTTTTCCGGCGACCGGACGACGAGAAATCCGGAGACTCTGCCGGGAAGGAGATGACGGAGCTCACCGGAATAAACGAAATAAACCCGGACGCACTTATATGCGACTTTGCGTTCGACCCATGTGGGTATTCGATGAATGGCATGGACGGGGACTGGTACTCCACCATCCACGTGACTCCAGAGGACGGTTTCAGCTACGCGAGCTTCGAGTGTGTGGGCTCCGTCGACAACGGCAACATAGGACACGTATTGATGAAGGTGGTTCAGATTTTCCGTCCTGGGACTATGTCCATATCGACCACGTGCAATGGCTTCAGCAGCAACGACGTCATGTGGACGGAGATGGCAAGCGCGGTGGAGCCTCTCGGCTTCAAATGTAGGAGTTGGGCAATGGACCAATTCCCTAACGCGGGTACCGTTGTGTTTCAAACGTTCACTTCTCGCCGGAAAAGTGTTTAA
- the LOC100785383 gene encoding probable protein phosphatase 2C 35 isoform X1: MGCVHGKCCCGDSSSSDDGSRDYRELDFINGHRKNVLAQRSLKHVPVPSHNFILEYTFLTQRGYYPDSPDKENQDSFCITTQLQSNPNVHFFGVYDGHGQFGSQCSNFVKDRLVEKLSNDPALLEDPAQAYNSAFVATNQELRSTSEIDDSMSGTTAITVLVIGDTLYVANVGDSRAVLAVKDGNHIVAQDLSSDQTPFRRDEYQRVKLCGARVLSVDQVEGLKDPDIQHWGDEESWGGDPPRLWVPNGMYPGTAFTRSIGDSLAETVGVIAIPEVKAVQLTPNHLFFVVASDGIFEFLTSQTVVDMAASYMDPHDACAAIAEKSYKLWLELENRTDDITIIIVQIKGLSNSGTSGVGSDEINGGTVMNFRTGTPEISATPGSNVYCSVRTSFSDLHSGQDAASVTSAVIEVHSPACPRPIE, from the exons ATGGGTTGTGTCCATGGCAAGTGTTGCTGTGGTGACAGTTCTTCATCAGATGATGGTTCTAGGGATTACCGAGAACTTGACTTCATTAATGGCCACAGGAAGAACGTGCTCGCTCAGCGGTCATTGAAGCATGTTCCTGTTCCTTCCCACAACTTCATTTTGGAATACACTTTTCTCACTCAGCGGGGGTACTACCCTGACTCACCTGATAAAGAAAACCAAGATAGTTTCTGCATTACTACACAACTCCAAAGTAACCCCAATGTCCATTTCTTTGGTGTCTATGATGGGCATGGCCAATTTGGTAGCCAGTGTTCCAATTTCGTTAAGGATAGGTTGGTAGAGAAGTTGTCAAATGACCCTGCATTGTTGGAGGACCCTGCTCAGGCTTACAATTCTGCATTCGTGGCAACGAATCAAGAATTGCGTAGTACTAGTGAGATTGATGATTCTATGAGTGGCACCACCGCGATTACGGTGCTTGTTATTGGTGACACTCTTTATGTTGCTAATGTTGGTGATTCAAGAGCGGTGCTGGCCGTTAAGGATGGCAATCACATTGTTGCCCAGGACTTGTCCTCTGACCAGACGCCATTTCGGAGAGATGAATATCAGAGAGTGAAACTTTGTGGGGCAAGGGTGTTGAGTGTTGATCAAGTGGAAGGGCTAAAGGATCCAGATATCCAGCATTGGGGTGATGAAGAGAGTTGGGGTGGTGATCCTCCTAGATTGTGGGTTCCTAATGGGATGTATCCTGGAACTGCATTTACAAGGAGTATAGGGGATAGTTTGGCGGAGACTGTTGGTGTCATTGCTATTCCGGAGGTGAAAGCGGTTCAGCTTACACCTAATCATCTTTTCTTTGTTGTGGCAAGTGATGGCATATTTGAATTCCTGACAAGCCAAACTGTTGTTGATATG GCAGCAAGCTATATGGATCCTCATGATGCATGTGCAGCTATTGCAGAGAAGTCGTATAAACTATGGTTGGAACTTGAGAACAGAACAGATGATATAACAATCATCATTGTTCAGATCAAAGGTCTTTCTAAT TCAGGTACATCTGGAGTTGGATCAGATGAGATCAATGGTGGTACTGTAATGAATTTCAGGACAGGAACTCCTGAGATATCTGCTACCCCTGGATCTAATGTTTATTGTTCAGTCAGAACCAGTTTCTCTGATTTGCACTCCGGTCAGGATGCGGCTTCAGTGACGAGTGCAGTCATAGAGGTTCACTCTCCAGCATGTCCAAGACCAATTGAATGA
- the LOC100813540 gene encoding AP-5 complex subunit mu: MIGVAAMPSGCSIRAIWILNNLDGVVFSRRFPVVEKRWRAACNSNAHNDTHQIFSSLPTDSDLADAFLDRKHREGSARGFGIRKSNSTLGSDSWVDDPITRHIIGLYISREGEENKNLLWPLILHTKGLYSILILPLVEPIHLNAYARLCKRPDCGAALGMDDGLSSLLLDLPSVTGAFMIAHAIGDIITGDTVEPEVIVSAAPSVGGLFDSLTGSIGISSRAKPVAPPVASSSPSSAAVPGSVTADAPKMGSRLLDKDALRTFISSSMPFGTPLDLNYSNIITIKTNGFSATDLPPADQKQPAWKPYLYKGKQRMLFTIHEIIHAALYDRDEIPDTISVSGQINCRADLEGLPDVSFHLAGLNTANLEVLSYHPCAQVSDQGLDKQGVMFSPPLGNFVLMRYQAAYALGPPIKGFYQLSMVSEDKGAFLFKLHLMEGYKAPLTMEFCTVTMPFPRRRIVSLDGTPSVGTVSTSEHSVEWKIVTSGRGLTGKSIEVTFPGTVKFAPWQTQRLSSSRSSFGITADEDSDNEAENASNMVNEEHLMGKMNKGLPPVDLEEPFCWQAYNYAKVSFKIVGASVSGVAVDPKSVSIYPAVKAPMEFSTQVTSGDYILWNTLGKCPHVATIKR, encoded by the exons ATGATCGGAGTAGCAGCCATGCCCAGTGGATGTAGCATCAGAGCAATATGGATTCTCAACAACCTTGACGGCGTCGTTTTTTCCCG GAGGTTTCCGGTGGTAGAGAAGCGTTGGCGAGCTGCTTGCAACTCAAACGCCCACAATGATACCCATCAAATCTTCTCTTCCTTACCCACTGACTCCGACCTCGCTGATGCTTTTCTCGACCGAAAGCATAG GGAGGGATCTGCACGAGGATTTGGCATACGAAAGAGTAACTCAACTCTGGGATCGGATTCTTGGGTGGATGATCCCATTACTCGCCATATCATCGGTCTTTACATTAGCAGAGAAGGGGAGGAAAATAAGAATCTATTGTGGCCTTTAATCTTGCACACAAAGGGCCTTTACAGTATTCTTATTCTGCCATTGGTTGAGCCTATCCATTTAAATGCATATGCAAGGTTGTGTAAAAGACCTGATTGTGGAGCTGCTCTTGGTATGGATGACGGCCTGTCTTCCCTCTTACTGGATCTTCCATCAGTAACAGG GGCATTTATGATAGCGCATGCCATTGGTGACATAATTACTGGCGACACAGTAGAACCTGAAGTGATTGTAAGTGCAGCTCCCTCTGTTGGAGGGCTGTTTGATTCACTCACTGGTAGTATAGGCATCTCTTCCAGGGCAAAACCTGTGGCCCCACCTGTTGCTTCTTCCTCCCCTTCTAGTGCAGCTGTACCAGGATCAGTTACAGCAGATGCTCCAAAAATGGGGTCTAGGTTATTGGATAAAGATGCACTCAGAACATTTATCAGTAGTTCAATGCCCTTTG GCACACCCTTGGACCTTAATTATTCCAATATTATTACCATAAAGACCAACGGCTTTTCGGCAACAGATTTGCCTCCTGCGGACCAGAAGCAGCCAGCTTGGAAACCATATTTATACAAAGGAAAGCAGAGAATGTTGTTTACAATTCATGAGATTATTCATGCTGCTCTGTATGATAGAGATGAGATTCCGGATACTATATCAGTTTCTGGTCAAATAAATTGTCGAGCTGACTTGGAAGGGTTGCCAGATGTGTCATTTCACTTGGCTGGATTGAACACAGCAAACCTTGAAGTTTTATCGTATCATCCTTGTGCTCAAGTTTCAGATCAAGGTTTGGATAAGCAAGGAGTGATGTTTTCTCCGCCATTAGGTAATTTTGTGTTGATGCGTTATCAGGCAGCTTATGCCCTTGGACCCCCCATAAAGGGATTCTATCAGTTGTCAATGGTTTCTGAGGATAAAGGTGCATTTCTATTCAAGTTGCATTTAATGGAAGGATATAAGGCTCCTTTGACAATGGAATTCTGTACTGTGACTATGCCCTTTCCTAGGAGGAGGATTGTATCTTTGGATGGGACTCCTTCTGTGGGAACAGTTTCAACTTCAGAGCACTCTGTTGAATGGAAAATTGTGACAAGTGGCCGAGGGCTTACTGGAAAAAGTATTGAAGTGACTTTCCCTGGAACAGTTAAGTTTGCACCTTGGCAAACCCAAAGGTTGTCTTCCTCTAGGTCATCCTTTGGAATCACTGCTGACGAGGATAGTGATAATGAGGCAGAAAATGCTAGTAACATGGTTAATGAAGAACATTTGATGGGGAAAATGAACAAGGGTCTTCCTCCAGTCGATTTAGAGGAGCCATTTTGCTGGCAGGCATACAATTATGCTAAA gTATCGTTCAAGATTGTTGGGGCATCAGTATCTGGAGTTGCCGTTGATCCTAAATCT GTGAGCATCTATCCAGCTGTAAAAGCACCTATGGAGTTTTCAACTCAG GTTACTTCTGGGGACTACATTCTGTGGAATACTCTTGGTAAGTGCCCACATGTTGCCACAATAAAAAGGTGA
- the LOC100784320 gene encoding probable galacturonosyltransferase-like 4 yields MVFRSSTSLIGLLSLLFLLSVSSAIRLGLVRRPSPELPLFREAPAFRNGEDCGSSPSATINVAMTLDTNYLRGTMAAVLSMLQHSTCPENLAFHFLSSHDDPPELFSSILSTFPYLKMKIYPFDSNRVRGKISKSIRQALDQPLNYARIYLADTIPENVKRVIYLDSDLVVVDDIAKLYGVDMKGKVVAAPEYCHANFTLYFTDNFWSDPVLAKTFRGRKPCYFNTGVMVMDVDTWRKERYTEKVEEWMAVQKQQKRIYHLGSLPPFLLVLAGNIKAVDHRWNQHGLGGDNFEGKCRSLHPGPISLLHWSGKGKPWLRLDSRKPCIVDHLWAPYDLYRSSRHFFEE; encoded by the coding sequence ATGGTCTTTCGGAGCTCCACCTCCCTAATTGGCCTCCTGtccctcctcttcctcctctccGTCTCCTCCGCCATTCGCCTCGGCCTTGTCCGCCGTCCTTCCCCGGAGCTCCCTCTCTTCCGGGAGGCCCCTGCCTTCCGCAACGGCGAGGACTGCGGCTCCTCGCCTTCCGCCACCATTAACGTAGCCATGACCCTGGATACTAACTATCTTCGTGGCACCATGGCCGCGGTGCTCTCCATGCTTCAACATTCAACGTGTCCCGAGAACCTGGCCTTCCACTTCCTCTCCTCCCATGACGACCCTCCCGAACTCTTCTCCAGCATTTTGTCTACCTTCCCTTACCTCAAGATGAAGATTTACCCGTTTGACTCCAACAGGGTCCGCGGCAAGATATCCAAGTCCATTCGACAGGCCTTGGACCAGCCCCTGAATTACGCCAGAATATACCTGGCCGATACCATACCAGAAAACGTGAAACGTGTGATATATTTGGACTCTGACCTGGTGGTGGTTGACGACATAGCCAAGCTTTATGGTGTTGATATGAAAGGAAAAGTCGTGGCTGCGCCGGAATATTGTCATGCAAACTTCACGCTGTATTTCACGGATAATTTTTGGTCGGACCCGGTTCTTGCCAAGACGTTCAGGGGAAGGAAGCCGTGCTATTTCAACACGGGGGTGATGGTGATGGACGTGGACACGTGGAGGAAGGAGAGGTACACGGAGAAGGTGGAGGAGTGGATGGCGGTGCAGAAACAGCAGAAGAGGATCTATCATTTGGGGTCTCTTCCGCCGTTTCTGTTGGTTTTGGCGGGGAACATAAAAGCGGTTGATCATAGATGGAACCAGCATGGTTTGGGTGGAGATAACTTCGAAGGAAAATGTAGAAGCCTGCACCCTGGGCCCATTAGTTTGTTGCATTGGAGTGGGAAGGGTAAACCCTGGTTGAGATTAGATTCTAGGAAGCCATGCATAGTGGACCATCTATGGGCTCCTTATGATCTATATCGATCCTCTAGACACTTTTTTGAAGAATAG